From the Brachyhypopomus gauderio isolate BG-103 chromosome 5, BGAUD_0.2, whole genome shotgun sequence genome, one window contains:
- the kcnj11 gene encoding ATP-sensitive inward rectifier potassium channel 11: MLSRKGLIPDDYVLTRLAEDVQQPKYKAKQRKARFVAKNGTCNVAHTNIREQGRFLQDVFTTLVDLKWLHTLLIFTMSFLCSWLLFGMIWWLIAFAHGDLDVKGDGFVPCVTDIHSFSSAFLFSIEVQVTIGFGGRMITEECVSAIIMLIIQNIVGLVINAIMLGCIFMKTAQAHRRAETLIFSKYAVISVRNNKLCLMVRVGDLRKSMIISAAIRMQVVRRTTTDEGEIVPLDQIDITMDNPVGTNGIFLVSPLIISHVIDKSSPLYDMSAADLQHEDLEVVVVLEGVVETTGITTQARTSYVSEEILWGQRFVPTVSEEEGMYAVDYSKFGNTIKVPTPCCSARKLDEGGGMTQPKVKDAAPSVRSPLRTRLKQPSPCQEE, from the coding sequence ATGTTGTCCAGGAAAGGACTTATTCCTGACGATTACGTGCTGACTCGGTTGGCGGAGGATGTGCAGCAGCCCAAATACAAGGCGAAGCAGAGGAAGGCGCGGTTCGTGGCGAAGAACGGCACCTGCAACGTAGCCCACACCAACATCCGCGAACAAGGACGCTTCCTACAAGACGTGTTCACCACACTCGTAGACCTAAAATGGCTGCATACTCTTCTTATATTCACAATGTCTTTCCTCTGCAGTTGGCTGTTGTTTGGTATGATCTGGTGGCTCATCGCCTTTGCGCACGGAGACCTGGACGTGAAAGGTGACGGGTTTGTGCCGTGCGTCACGGACATCCACTCCTTCTCATCCGCGTTCTTGTTCTCCATCGAGGTACAAGTGACTATAGGATTCGGTGGCCGTATGATCACAGAAGAGTGCGTCTCCGCTATCATAATGTTAATCATTCAGAACATCGTGGGTCTCGTCATTAACGCGATCATGCTAGGATGCATCTTCATGAAAACGGCGCAAGCTCACCGGCGGGCAGAGACGTTGATTTTTAGTAAGTACGCAGTGATTTCAGTGAGAAACAACAAGCTGTGTCTCATGGTCCGGGTCGGGGACCTTCGTAAGAGCATGATCATCAGCGCTGCCATACGCATGCAAGTGGTGAGGAGGACCACGACGGACGAGGGCGAGATTGTCCCGCTAGACCAAATTGACATTACAATGGACAATCCGGTTGGCACCAACGGTATTTTTCTAGTTTCTCCGCTCATCATTAGCCACGTGATTGATAAAAGCAGCCCGTTGTACGACATGTCTGCTGCTGACCTGCAACACGAGGACCTGGAGGTCGTGGTTGTCctagaaggagtggtggagaCCACCGGCATCACCACCCAAGCTCGGACCTCCTACGTGTCTGAGGAGATACTGTGGGGACAGCGCTTCGTGCCAACGGTGTCCGAAGAAGAAGGCATGTACGCCGTGGACTACTCGAAGTTTGGAAACACCATCAAAGTGCCAACTCCGTGTTGTAGTGCGCGGAAATTAGACGAAGGAGGAGGCATGACTCAACCGAAGGTGAAAGACGCAGCTCCCTCGGTGAGATCCCCATTACGTACGCGCTTGAAACAGCCAAGCCCCTGTCAAGAAGAGTGA
- the mob2a gene encoding MOB kinase activator 2a isoform X2, producing MRFKRNGSYTLNRKSKTKPNGKKPPAEEKKHYLEPEYTKVRVVDSDLKELVVLPREIDLNEWLASNTTTFFNLINLQYSTISEFCTGDTCQSMSACNTIYYWYDEKGKKTKCTAPQYVDFVMSLVQKLVTDEDIFPTKYGKEFPNSFESLVKKICRYLFHVLAHIYWAHFKETVALELQGHLNTLYAHFVVFVREFNLVDPKETCIMDDLSEVLCTPPLPTAQQNHVTER from the exons GAAGTCCAAAACGAAGCCGAATGGAAAGAAACCCCCCGCTGAAGAGAAGAAGCACTATTTGGAGCCGGAATACACCAAAGTACGGGTGGTGGACTCCGACCTCAAAGAGCTGGTGGTGCTACCCAGAGAGATAGACCTCAATGAATGGCTGGCCAGCAACA CGACAACATTCTTCAATCTCATCAACCTGCAGTACAGCACAATCTCAGAATTTTGTACGGGAGACACATGTCAGTCCATGTCAGCCTGTAATAC AATATACTACTGGTATGATGAAAAGGGGAAGAAGACCAAGTGTACAGCACCTCAGTATGTGGACTTTGTCATGAGTTTAGTACAGAAACTAGTGACGGATGAAGACATTTTCCCAACAAAATACG GTAAAGAGTTCCCCAACTCGTTTGAGTCTCTGGTGAAGAAGATCTGTCGGTACCTGTTTCACGTGCTGGCGCACATCTACTGGGCGCACTTTAAAGAGACGGTGGCGCTGGAACTGCAGGGACACTTGAACACGCTCTACGCACATTTCGTCGTCTTCGTGAGGGAGTTCAACCTGGTCGACCCCAAGGAGACGTGCATCATGGACGACCTGTCAGAGGTGCTGTGCACCCCGCCTCTCCCCACTGCACAACAGAACCACGTGACCGAGAGATGA
- the mob2a gene encoding MOB kinase activator 2a isoform X1, with the protein MHSQKTSKSGLSCKMVLHAVGKVLRKSKTKPNGKKPPAEEKKHYLEPEYTKVRVVDSDLKELVVLPREIDLNEWLASNTTTFFNLINLQYSTISEFCTGDTCQSMSACNTIYYWYDEKGKKTKCTAPQYVDFVMSLVQKLVTDEDIFPTKYGKEFPNSFESLVKKICRYLFHVLAHIYWAHFKETVALELQGHLNTLYAHFVVFVREFNLVDPKETCIMDDLSEVLCTPPLPTAQQNHVTER; encoded by the exons ATGCACTCTCAGAAAACCTCCAAAAGTGGATTAAGTTGTAAAATGGTCCTTCATGCTGTAGGCAAGGTTTTAAG GAAGTCCAAAACGAAGCCGAATGGAAAGAAACCCCCCGCTGAAGAGAAGAAGCACTATTTGGAGCCGGAATACACCAAAGTACGGGTGGTGGACTCCGACCTCAAAGAGCTGGTGGTGCTACCCAGAGAGATAGACCTCAATGAATGGCTGGCCAGCAACA CGACAACATTCTTCAATCTCATCAACCTGCAGTACAGCACAATCTCAGAATTTTGTACGGGAGACACATGTCAGTCCATGTCAGCCTGTAATAC AATATACTACTGGTATGATGAAAAGGGGAAGAAGACCAAGTGTACAGCACCTCAGTATGTGGACTTTGTCATGAGTTTAGTACAGAAACTAGTGACGGATGAAGACATTTTCCCAACAAAATACG GTAAAGAGTTCCCCAACTCGTTTGAGTCTCTGGTGAAGAAGATCTGTCGGTACCTGTTTCACGTGCTGGCGCACATCTACTGGGCGCACTTTAAAGAGACGGTGGCGCTGGAACTGCAGGGACACTTGAACACGCTCTACGCACATTTCGTCGTCTTCGTGAGGGAGTTCAACCTGGTCGACCCCAAGGAGACGTGCATCATGGACGACCTGTCAGAGGTGCTGTGCACCCCGCCTCTCCCCACTGCACAACAGAACCACGTGACCGAGAGATGA
- the mob2a gene encoding MOB kinase activator 2a isoform X3, with translation MGVLVCCNCFFYRKSKTKPNGKKPPAEEKKHYLEPEYTKVRVVDSDLKELVVLPREIDLNEWLASNTTTFFNLINLQYSTISEFCTGDTCQSMSACNTIYYWYDEKGKKTKCTAPQYVDFVMSLVQKLVTDEDIFPTKYGKEFPNSFESLVKKICRYLFHVLAHIYWAHFKETVALELQGHLNTLYAHFVVFVREFNLVDPKETCIMDDLSEVLCTPPLPTAQQNHVTER, from the exons GAAGTCCAAAACGAAGCCGAATGGAAAGAAACCCCCCGCTGAAGAGAAGAAGCACTATTTGGAGCCGGAATACACCAAAGTACGGGTGGTGGACTCCGACCTCAAAGAGCTGGTGGTGCTACCCAGAGAGATAGACCTCAATGAATGGCTGGCCAGCAACA CGACAACATTCTTCAATCTCATCAACCTGCAGTACAGCACAATCTCAGAATTTTGTACGGGAGACACATGTCAGTCCATGTCAGCCTGTAATAC AATATACTACTGGTATGATGAAAAGGGGAAGAAGACCAAGTGTACAGCACCTCAGTATGTGGACTTTGTCATGAGTTTAGTACAGAAACTAGTGACGGATGAAGACATTTTCCCAACAAAATACG GTAAAGAGTTCCCCAACTCGTTTGAGTCTCTGGTGAAGAAGATCTGTCGGTACCTGTTTCACGTGCTGGCGCACATCTACTGGGCGCACTTTAAAGAGACGGTGGCGCTGGAACTGCAGGGACACTTGAACACGCTCTACGCACATTTCGTCGTCTTCGTGAGGGAGTTCAACCTGGTCGACCCCAAGGAGACGTGCATCATGGACGACCTGTCAGAGGTGCTGTGCACCCCGCCTCTCCCCACTGCACAACAGAACCACGTGACCGAGAGATGA
- the mob2a gene encoding MOB kinase activator 2a isoform X4 — translation MDWFMGKSKTKPNGKKPPAEEKKHYLEPEYTKVRVVDSDLKELVVLPREIDLNEWLASNTTTFFNLINLQYSTISEFCTGDTCQSMSACNTIYYWYDEKGKKTKCTAPQYVDFVMSLVQKLVTDEDIFPTKYGKEFPNSFESLVKKICRYLFHVLAHIYWAHFKETVALELQGHLNTLYAHFVVFVREFNLVDPKETCIMDDLSEVLCTPPLPTAQQNHVTER, via the exons GAAGTCCAAAACGAAGCCGAATGGAAAGAAACCCCCCGCTGAAGAGAAGAAGCACTATTTGGAGCCGGAATACACCAAAGTACGGGTGGTGGACTCCGACCTCAAAGAGCTGGTGGTGCTACCCAGAGAGATAGACCTCAATGAATGGCTGGCCAGCAACA CGACAACATTCTTCAATCTCATCAACCTGCAGTACAGCACAATCTCAGAATTTTGTACGGGAGACACATGTCAGTCCATGTCAGCCTGTAATAC AATATACTACTGGTATGATGAAAAGGGGAAGAAGACCAAGTGTACAGCACCTCAGTATGTGGACTTTGTCATGAGTTTAGTACAGAAACTAGTGACGGATGAAGACATTTTCCCAACAAAATACG GTAAAGAGTTCCCCAACTCGTTTGAGTCTCTGGTGAAGAAGATCTGTCGGTACCTGTTTCACGTGCTGGCGCACATCTACTGGGCGCACTTTAAAGAGACGGTGGCGCTGGAACTGCAGGGACACTTGAACACGCTCTACGCACATTTCGTCGTCTTCGTGAGGGAGTTCAACCTGGTCGACCCCAAGGAGACGTGCATCATGGACGACCTGTCAGAGGTGCTGTGCACCCCGCCTCTCCCCACTGCACAACAGAACCACGTGACCGAGAGATGA